A single genomic interval of bacterium harbors:
- the purS gene encoding phosphoribosylformylglycinamidine synthase subunit PurS has translation MLTAEIRVTLRDGVLDPQGTTLNRSLENIGYKGLKDVRMGKLIQLTLDLNDRAQAQKLVEELCQKVLTNPVIEQYQFTIGESK, from the coding sequence TTGCTGACGGCAGAGATCCGCGTCACCCTAAGGGATGGCGTGCTGGACCCCCAAGGAACCACGCTCAACCGCTCCCTGGAGAATATCGGGTATAAGGGGCTGAAGGATGTCCGGATGGGCAAGCTGATCCAGCTGACGCTGGACCTGAACGACCGGGCCCAGGCCCAGAAGCTGGTGGAAGAGCTGTGCCAGAAGGTGCTGACCAACCCGGTGATCGAACAATACCAATTCACCATCGGGGAGAGCAAATGA